From Streptomyces sp. HUAS MG91, the proteins below share one genomic window:
- a CDS encoding ABC transporter ATP-binding protein codes for MSGVVVRYGTAKAPVTAVDDVSLTVRPGEFVVLVGPSGCGKTTLLRLIAGFERPAAGSVEVRRKVGVVFQQPRLFPWRTVGGNLAFALARHGVARAERAARAEELLSLVGLSGTAGRRTWELSGGQQQRVAIARALAAEPQILLMDEPFAALDALTRERLQEEVRTLAGVTGATVVFVTHSAEEAVLLGSRVVVMAAGPGRVIDEVPVPLPRGATTDVAALRGDARFAALRAELAAVTRDAAAA; via the coding sequence CTGTCCGGGGTCGTCGTCCGCTACGGCACGGCCAAAGCCCCCGTGACGGCGGTCGACGACGTCTCGCTGACGGTCCGCCCCGGTGAGTTCGTGGTGCTCGTCGGACCGTCCGGATGCGGCAAGACGACACTGCTGCGCCTGATCGCCGGGTTCGAGCGGCCCGCCGCCGGGTCGGTGGAGGTGCGGCGCAAGGTCGGCGTCGTCTTCCAGCAGCCGCGCCTCTTCCCCTGGCGCACGGTGGGCGGCAACCTCGCCTTCGCGCTGGCCCGGCACGGCGTCGCCCGCGCCGAACGGGCCGCCCGCGCCGAGGAGTTGCTCTCCCTCGTGGGACTGTCCGGGACGGCAGGCCGGCGTACCTGGGAGCTGTCCGGCGGGCAGCAGCAGCGGGTGGCCATCGCCCGGGCGCTCGCCGCCGAACCGCAGATCCTGCTGATGGACGAGCCGTTCGCCGCCCTGGACGCCCTCACCCGCGAACGCCTCCAGGAGGAGGTCAGGACGCTGGCGGGGGTCACCGGGGCGACCGTGGTGTTCGTGACGCACTCCGCCGAGGAGGCCGTCCTGCTCGGCTCCCGCGTCGTGGTGATGGCGGCGGGCCCGGGCCGGGTCATCGACGAGGTGCCCGTCCCGCTGCCCCGCGGGGCGACGACCGATGTGGCGGCCCTGCGCGGCGACGCCCGGTTCGCCGCACTGCGCGCCGAACTCGCCGCCGTCACCCGCGACGCGGCGGCTGCCTAG
- a CDS encoding STAS domain-containing protein, with protein sequence MTAAYAPFHLAVAGLRDGVLTLVLVGALDYDTSDSFTLQTGRVLDEHPAARVLRLDCAGLLGIDSMGLSTLLALRRRLDGAGMALHLTARPRNLERLLTITGTHDYLIGEPASPQTEQEPAGAESRPAPLEGAPPQSGR encoded by the coding sequence ATGACCGCCGCCTACGCCCCCTTCCACCTCGCCGTCGCCGGCCTGCGCGACGGCGTACTGACCCTCGTCCTGGTCGGAGCGCTCGACTACGACACCAGCGACTCCTTCACCCTGCAGACCGGCCGGGTCCTCGACGAGCACCCCGCGGCGCGCGTGCTCCGGCTGGACTGCGCGGGCCTGCTCGGCATCGACTCCATGGGCCTGTCCACCCTGCTCGCCCTGCGCCGCAGGCTCGACGGGGCCGGCATGGCCCTGCACCTCACCGCACGCCCCCGGAACCTGGAACGGCTGCTGACCATCACGGGGACCCACGATTACCTCATCGGTGAACCGGCGTCACCGCAGACCGAACAGGAGCCCGCCGGCGCCGAGTCCCGGCCGGCTCCGCTGGAGGGCGCGCCACCGCAGAGCGGCAGATGA
- a CDS encoding WhiB family transcriptional regulator, which yields MEWEEQASCCAVDPDEMFLEGAAQSHAKSICKPCPVRTECLAHALDQRIQYGLWGGMTERERRALLRRRPDVDSWAELLETARRHHARTAVDA from the coding sequence GTGGAGTGGGAAGAGCAAGCGAGCTGCTGCGCGGTGGATCCCGACGAGATGTTTCTCGAGGGCGCCGCGCAGTCGCACGCCAAGAGCATCTGCAAGCCGTGCCCCGTGCGCACCGAGTGCCTTGCCCATGCCCTGGACCAGCGCATCCAGTACGGGCTGTGGGGCGGCATGACGGAGCGCGAGCGCCGCGCACTCCTGCGGCGCCGGCCCGACGTCGACTCCTGGGCAGAGCTGCTGGAGACCGCGCGACGACACCACGCGCGAACGGCCGTGGACGCCTAG
- a CDS encoding SigB/SigF/SigG family RNA polymerase sigma factor, with the protein MDAEAEESLVTRACADPSSIAPKDARGVVRELFHRFAELEEGTAEYSYVRKVLIEVNLSLVQYVATRFRHRGAQQMDDITQVGTIGLIKAIDRFELSREVEFTSFAIPYITGEIKRFFRDTSWAVHVPRRLQEARLELSRATEELRTRLGRLPSTAELAELMQLEPAEVAEVQKAANGYNAVSLDATISGPDDRTETLLADFVGVDEERFELVENFHSLAPLIAELGDRERRLIHLRFVEERTQREIADDIGCSQMHVSRLITQVMERLRAGLMTTQ; encoded by the coding sequence ATGGACGCGGAGGCCGAGGAGAGCCTGGTCACCCGCGCTTGTGCGGATCCGTCGTCGATAGCGCCGAAGGACGCCCGGGGCGTCGTTCGGGAGCTCTTCCACCGGTTCGCCGAACTCGAGGAGGGCACGGCCGAGTACAGCTATGTGCGCAAGGTCCTCATCGAGGTGAACCTCTCTCTCGTGCAGTACGTGGCGACCCGCTTCAGACACCGCGGGGCGCAGCAGATGGACGACATCACCCAGGTCGGAACGATCGGTCTGATCAAGGCGATCGACCGCTTCGAACTGTCCCGGGAGGTCGAGTTCACCTCCTTCGCCATCCCCTACATCACCGGCGAGATCAAGCGGTTCTTCCGCGACACGTCGTGGGCCGTGCACGTGCCCCGCCGGCTCCAGGAGGCCCGGCTCGAACTGTCCAGGGCCACCGAGGAGTTGCGCACCCGCCTGGGCCGGCTGCCGTCGACGGCCGAGCTTGCGGAGCTGATGCAGCTGGAACCGGCGGAGGTCGCCGAGGTCCAGAAGGCGGCCAACGGCTACAACGCCGTCTCGCTGGACGCCACCATCAGCGGACCCGACGACCGGACGGAGACCCTGCTGGCCGACTTCGTCGGCGTCGACGAGGAGCGCTTCGAACTCGTCGAGAACTTCCACTCCCTGGCCCCGCTCATCGCCGAACTGGGCGACCGCGAACGGCGCCTGATCCATCTGCGCTTCGTCGAGGAGCGGACACAGCGCGAGATCGCCGACGACATCGGCTGCTCGCAGATGCACGTGTCCCGGCTGATCACCCAGGTGATGGAGCGGCTCCGGGCCGGTCTGATGACGACCCAGTAG
- a CDS encoding DUF2975 domain-containing protein encodes MGQLTVRALRAVLVVVFAGTVFVQVSMVWALFQDPEDGSLPLTPLRLVTILGMVSAQVALVCVWRLVAMVRRGTVFSHAAFRYVNGMIGAIVGAALVWFTVTALNAPGQREDPGVTLIMGGVGVAILGVALIVLVLRMLLAQAVARDGEATRMRAELDGVI; translated from the coding sequence ATGGGACAGCTGACCGTGCGCGCGTTGCGCGCCGTACTCGTGGTGGTGTTCGCAGGCACCGTGTTCGTGCAGGTGTCGATGGTGTGGGCGTTGTTCCAAGACCCCGAGGACGGGTCGCTCCCGCTGACTCCGCTGCGGCTGGTCACGATCCTCGGCATGGTGTCGGCGCAGGTCGCCCTGGTCTGCGTATGGCGGCTGGTGGCGATGGTCCGCCGCGGGACGGTCTTCTCCCACGCCGCCTTCCGGTACGTGAACGGCATGATCGGCGCGATCGTGGGCGCCGCCCTCGTCTGGTTCACGGTCACCGCCCTCAACGCGCCGGGCCAGCGCGAGGATCCGGGCGTCACCCTCATCATGGGCGGCGTGGGCGTGGCCATCCTGGGCGTCGCGCTCATCGTGCTCGTCCTGCGCATGCTGCTCGCCCAGGCCGTCGCGCGCGACGGCGAGGCGACGCGGATGCGGGCGGAGCTGGACGGGGTGATCTGA
- a CDS encoding MarR family transcriptional regulator, with protein MEDGDGRTDHIGPPEDPRSSLPADTAAAVDTLVALWTRTARTGTPQLSALQLHALHAVRTAPGLTLGALAGAVGTAPSAASRLCDRLEAAGMIRREPQPTNRRTIRLALTRRGQDALDAVSARRELLLREVLDLMSSDTRGQLLSGLTAFAAASRAAEPDEPRRP; from the coding sequence ATGGAAGACGGTGACGGTCGCACCGACCACATCGGCCCACCGGAGGATCCCCGCTCCTCCCTGCCCGCGGACACGGCCGCGGCAGTCGACACACTCGTGGCTCTGTGGACACGCACGGCCAGGACCGGCACCCCGCAGCTCTCCGCCCTGCAACTGCACGCCCTGCACGCCGTCAGGACCGCGCCGGGCCTCACCCTGGGCGCGCTGGCCGGCGCGGTCGGCACCGCACCGTCGGCCGCCAGCCGGCTGTGCGACCGGCTCGAAGCGGCCGGCATGATCCGGCGGGAACCCCAGCCGACGAACCGGCGCACGATCCGCCTCGCCCTGACCCGGCGCGGACAGGACGCGCTCGACGCCGTGTCGGCCCGGCGGGAACTCCTGCTCCGCGAGGTGCTCGACCTCATGTCGAGCGACACGCGCGGGCAGCTGCTGAGCGGGCTGACCGCTTTCGCCGCCGCGTCGCGCGCGGCCGAACCCGACGAACCGCGCCGCCCCTGA
- a CDS encoding cobalamin-dependent protein (Presence of a B(12) (cobalamin)-binding domain implies dependence on cobalamin itself, in one of its several forms, or in some unusual lineages, dependence on a cobalamin-like analog.), giving the protein MTTQNNTRASVAEPGLEELREQLWRAAIDCDETHAIALVRHAVGPDTSPQVRAAAERTLLELIAPVQERVGVQWAANTITVAQEHAATAINERCISAVADVAASAPVPAHAATEPLGRVTVACVDGEWHALPARLVTEVLRLRGWHVDYLGAQVPTEHLIAHLHQRKAEAVLLSSSIPSHLPTAHTAISACQAAGVPVVAGGAAFGPGGRYARRMQAAWAPDAVGAHTLLTRGLDRPTADAARLPDLDLPHLNDQEYTLVRQSKRQLVKQTLTDVEDAFPPMRAYSAYQRERTAEDIDHIVTYLATAVYVDDAELFTTFVGWTAGILQARGVPPRSLLPALDSLRHQLKDFPRAGHILTAARDALTVPGPGQPA; this is encoded by the coding sequence ATGACCACACAGAACAACACCCGCGCAAGCGTGGCCGAACCCGGCCTGGAGGAACTGCGCGAGCAGCTGTGGCGGGCGGCGATCGACTGCGACGAGACGCACGCGATCGCCCTGGTGCGCCACGCCGTGGGCCCGGACACCTCACCGCAGGTGCGGGCCGCGGCGGAGCGGACCCTGCTGGAGCTGATCGCACCGGTGCAGGAGCGCGTCGGCGTGCAATGGGCGGCCAACACCATCACCGTGGCGCAGGAACACGCGGCCACCGCGATCAACGAGCGGTGCATCTCCGCCGTCGCCGACGTGGCCGCGTCCGCACCCGTCCCCGCGCACGCCGCCACGGAACCGCTGGGCCGGGTGACCGTCGCCTGCGTGGACGGCGAGTGGCACGCCCTGCCCGCCCGCCTGGTCACCGAGGTGCTGCGGCTGCGCGGCTGGCACGTGGACTACCTGGGCGCGCAGGTGCCGACCGAGCACCTGATCGCCCACCTCCACCAGCGGAAGGCCGAAGCCGTCCTGCTGTCCTCGTCGATCCCCTCGCACCTGCCCACCGCCCACACCGCGATCAGCGCCTGCCAGGCGGCGGGCGTCCCGGTCGTCGCGGGCGGCGCCGCGTTCGGCCCCGGAGGGCGCTATGCCCGCCGGATGCAGGCCGCCTGGGCCCCGGACGCCGTCGGCGCGCACACCCTGCTGACGCGGGGACTCGACCGGCCCACCGCGGACGCGGCCCGGCTGCCCGACCTGGACCTGCCCCACCTCAACGACCAGGAGTACACCCTGGTCAGACAGTCGAAGCGGCAACTGGTCAAGCAGACGCTCACCGACGTCGAGGACGCGTTCCCGCCGATGCGCGCCTACAGCGCGTACCAACGCGAGCGCACCGCCGAGGACATCGACCACATCGTCACCTACCTGGCCACCGCCGTGTACGTCGACGACGCCGAGCTGTTCACCACCTTCGTCGGGTGGACCGCCGGCATCCTCCAGGCCCGCGGCGTCCCGCCGCGCAGCCTGCTGCCCGCACTCGACTCCCTGCGCCACCAGTTGAAGGATTTCCCGCGCGCCGGCCACATCCTCACCGCGGCGCGCGATGCCCTGACCGTTCCCGGACCCGGACAGCCCGCATGA
- a CDS encoding helix-turn-helix transcriptional regulator encodes MPIVVDIDVMLARRKMSVGDLAERVGITPANLAVLKNGRAKAVRFATLAALCEALDCQPGDLLRWEAADAAEAEEVGAAGR; translated from the coding sequence ATGCCCATCGTCGTCGACATCGACGTGATGCTGGCCCGCCGCAAGATGTCCGTCGGCGATCTCGCGGAGCGCGTGGGCATCACGCCCGCCAATCTGGCGGTGCTCAAGAACGGCCGCGCCAAAGCGGTACGGTTCGCCACCCTCGCCGCGCTCTGCGAGGCGCTCGACTGCCAGCCGGGCGATCTGCTGCGCTGGGAGGCCGCGGACGCCGCCGAGGCCGAGGAGGTCGGCGCGGCCGGCCGGTGA
- a CDS encoding LLM class flavin-dependent oxidoreductase, protein MSTPGPVLHWFLPTGGDGRDPGGVTAVQGRTAAATRRAADLGYLAQVARAAERAGFAGLLTPVGLGCVDPWVLTPAIAAVTERIGFLVAFRAGLAQPTLVAQQADTFRRLFGDRIALNVVTGGDPAEQRAYGDQLPKEERYARTGELMHVVRELLDGKPVDFAGRHVRVEGARLDGAATRSRVPLYFGGASAAAEDVAARHAEVHLLWGEAPAAIAERIARVRDKAAQLGRRPRFGIRLHIITRDTAAEAWAEADRILAGLDPAAVRASQERFARMDSTGQARMAALHGGSAENLTVAPNLWAGIGLVREGAGTALVGSHDEVAQRLDEYRKLGIDEFILSGYPHLEEAYRVGEEVAPRLRALAEAAA, encoded by the coding sequence ATGTCCACCCCTGGCCCCGTTCTGCACTGGTTCCTGCCCACGGGCGGTGACGGTCGCGACCCGGGCGGTGTCACCGCCGTCCAGGGCCGTACCGCAGCCGCCACCCGCCGCGCCGCCGACCTCGGCTATCTCGCCCAGGTCGCCCGCGCCGCCGAGCGCGCGGGGTTCGCCGGACTGCTGACCCCGGTGGGGCTCGGCTGCGTCGATCCGTGGGTGCTCACCCCGGCGATCGCCGCCGTCACCGAACGCATCGGGTTCCTCGTCGCCTTCCGCGCCGGACTCGCCCAGCCCACGCTCGTCGCCCAACAGGCCGACACCTTCCGCCGGTTGTTCGGCGACCGCATCGCCCTGAACGTGGTCACCGGCGGCGACCCGGCCGAGCAGCGGGCGTACGGCGACCAGCTCCCCAAGGAGGAGCGCTACGCCAGGACCGGCGAACTCATGCACGTCGTACGGGAGTTGCTGGACGGCAAACCCGTCGACTTCGCGGGACGCCATGTCCGTGTGGAGGGCGCCCGCCTCGACGGCGCGGCCACGCGGTCCCGCGTCCCCCTCTACTTCGGCGGCGCGTCCGCGGCCGCCGAGGACGTCGCCGCACGCCATGCCGAGGTCCATCTCCTGTGGGGCGAAGCGCCGGCGGCGATCGCCGAACGCATCGCGCGCGTACGGGACAAGGCCGCACAGCTGGGCCGCCGGCCGCGATTCGGGATCCGGCTGCACATCATCACCCGGGACACCGCCGCCGAGGCCTGGGCGGAGGCCGACCGGATCCTCGCCGGACTCGACCCGGCGGCCGTCCGCGCCTCCCAGGAACGCTTCGCCCGCATGGACTCGACCGGACAGGCGCGGATGGCCGCCCTGCACGGCGGCTCGGCCGAGAACCTGACCGTGGCACCCAACCTGTGGGCCGGCATCGGACTCGTGCGCGAGGGCGCCGGGACCGCACTGGTCGGCTCGCACGACGAGGTCGCCCAACGGCTCGACGAATACCGGAAGTTGGGGATCGACGAGTTCATCCTGTCCGGCTATCCGCACCTGGAGGAGGCCTACCGGGTCGGCGAAGAGGTCGCACCCCGGCTGCGGGCCCTCGCCGAGGCGGCGGCGTGA
- a CDS encoding ABC transporter substrate-binding protein, which yields MSAAPPRTALLAAAVALVALTASACGDGADAAEGGGKTQVRIAYQAIPNADLVVKNQRLLEKALPDVDVKWVKFDSGGDVNTAVIAGAVDLGLAGSSPVTKGLSAPLNIPYKVVWIHDVIGENEALVAKKGIGSVKALKGRKIATPFGSTSHYSLLAALESAGLKASDVTLVDLQPQDALAAWQRGDIDAAYVWTPALTDLEKDGKVLVTSREIAEQGKPTADLGVVTTAFAAEHPKIVDAWLTAEDQAVKLAKSDPDKAATAIGAELDLGAGEAKKQLAQLVLLTAKEQQGGDYLGRPGAPGALARNLHDASVFLKSQKAIDAVPDQSVFDRALAVKELSRAAR from the coding sequence ATGTCCGCCGCACCGCCCCGCACCGCCCTCCTCGCCGCCGCCGTCGCCCTGGTCGCGCTCACCGCGTCCGCCTGCGGCGACGGCGCCGACGCCGCCGAAGGGGGCGGAAAGACCCAGGTGCGCATCGCCTACCAGGCGATACCCAACGCCGACCTGGTGGTGAAGAACCAGCGGCTCCTGGAGAAGGCCCTTCCGGACGTCGACGTGAAGTGGGTGAAGTTCGACTCGGGCGGCGACGTGAACACGGCGGTCATCGCCGGCGCCGTCGATCTCGGGCTCGCCGGCTCCAGCCCCGTCACCAAGGGCCTCTCGGCACCGCTGAACATCCCGTACAAGGTGGTGTGGATCCACGACGTGATCGGCGAGAACGAAGCCCTCGTCGCCAAGAAGGGCATCGGGTCCGTCAAGGCGCTCAAGGGCAGGAAGATCGCCACGCCCTTCGGCTCCACCTCCCACTACTCCCTGCTCGCCGCGCTGGAGTCGGCCGGCCTCAAGGCGTCCGACGTCACCCTCGTCGACCTCCAGCCGCAGGACGCGCTGGCCGCCTGGCAGCGCGGAGACATCGACGCCGCGTACGTGTGGACGCCCGCGCTCACCGATCTGGAGAAGGACGGCAAGGTACTCGTCACCAGCCGGGAGATCGCCGAGCAGGGCAAGCCGACCGCCGACCTCGGCGTGGTCACCACCGCGTTCGCCGCCGAGCACCCGAAGATCGTGGACGCCTGGCTCACGGCGGAGGACCAGGCCGTCAAGCTCGCCAAGAGCGACCCCGACAAGGCGGCGACCGCCATCGGCGCCGAACTCGACCTCGGTGCGGGGGAGGCCAAGAAGCAGCTCGCCCAACTGGTCCTGCTCACCGCCAAGGAGCAGCAGGGCGGCGACTACCTCGGCAGGCCCGGCGCCCCCGGCGCGCTCGCCCGGAACCTGCACGACGCGTCCGTCTTCCTCAAGAGCCAGAAAGCCATCGACGCCGTCCCGGACCAGTCGGTCTTCGACCGGGCCCTCGCGGTCAAGGAGCTGTCCCGTGCCGCGCGCTGA
- a CDS encoding ABC transporter permease: MTLTEETAAAPDTRPAPDGSRPSRGRRTWAAAAALRWTALRLLALVVLVAAWQAVVGAGVWPRVLVPSPGDVWHAFVEASTVHDGVRGFSNHLLVEHLGVSLRRIGIGTGYAALAGVPLGLLIGVVNPVAVILEPAVTFLRTLPPLAYLSLLVIWFGIDESPKIWLLVIAALPPIAAATAAAVRGVPADLVEAARALGAGPVSLLLSVRLPAALPEILTGVRIAVGIAYTSVVAAETINGTPGIGGMIRDAQRYNQTDVVIAGIIAIGLSGIVLDALFKGVERLAVPWRGRA, encoded by the coding sequence GTGACCCTGACCGAGGAGACAGCCGCGGCGCCGGACACCCGCCCCGCGCCGGACGGATCCCGCCCCTCCCGCGGACGGCGCACCTGGGCGGCGGCCGCCGCGCTGCGCTGGACCGCCCTGCGCCTGCTCGCCCTCGTCGTCCTCGTCGCCGCCTGGCAGGCCGTGGTCGGCGCGGGCGTCTGGCCGCGCGTCCTCGTCCCCTCACCCGGAGACGTCTGGCACGCCTTCGTCGAGGCGTCGACCGTCCACGACGGAGTACGCGGATTCAGCAACCACCTGCTCGTCGAACACCTCGGGGTCTCCCTGCGCCGGATCGGCATCGGCACGGGGTACGCGGCCCTGGCCGGCGTTCCGCTGGGGCTGCTGATCGGCGTGGTCAACCCGGTCGCGGTGATCCTGGAGCCCGCCGTCACCTTCCTGCGTACGCTGCCCCCGCTGGCGTACCTGTCGCTGCTGGTCATCTGGTTCGGCATCGACGAGTCCCCGAAGATCTGGCTCCTCGTCATCGCCGCGCTGCCGCCCATCGCGGCGGCCACCGCCGCCGCCGTGCGCGGGGTCCCGGCCGATCTGGTGGAGGCCGCGCGGGCGCTGGGCGCCGGCCCCGTGTCGCTGCTGCTCTCCGTACGGCTGCCCGCCGCCCTGCCGGAGATCCTGACCGGCGTACGGATCGCGGTCGGCATCGCGTACACCTCGGTCGTCGCCGCCGAGACCATCAACGGCACACCGGGCATCGGCGGCATGATCCGGGACGCGCAGCGCTACAACCAGACCGACGTCGTCATCGCCGGGATCATCGCCATCGGCCTCTCCGGGATCGTCCTCGACGCGCTCTTCAAGGGCGTGGAGCGGCTGGCGGTCCCCTGGCGCGGCCGTGCCTGA
- a CDS encoding PP2C family protein-serine/threonine phosphatase → MEPIGSRSARPAAGPAGRSIPYPSVTVDRRGRVLSCNDRAGALLERVRAGALLSDVAPSWLADAHAEALRAVGGDGPTPVEAARGPIGEATVDAFPSRTADGSVAWWLVDDSDLRGVRDELAGERDRSRVLQEISGELLASLNVDRCMEVTARMAAQHLADAAVIVGVRAGRLYPVTRCVTGGPVEQEKIAVDPDSMPGLPEALAGFPPVPSRWIDPAQVPDWAVPRQFTEGGAEIGSVVVVPLPGHGVPAGAIVLLRQSEEAAFTEAEEAFARLFAARAGVALSAARIYAEQSHITDVLMRELLPPVLEGVHGIDFSGRYRAATATERVGGDFYDVHPAESADAETFAVLGDVCGKGLEAAVLTGKIRNTIEALLPFAADHLKLLTLLNNALLSSHHTRFATLALASVRRDGNRLRLRVSSAGHPTPLILRADGRVEEADTKGVLIGALPTDLLKITTASVDLAPGETCLLYSDGITEARGGPLGDVLFGEERLHHTLAECAGMPAEAVTERVQMVATQWADGVPHDDMALLSITAPRRNHLAAVDGHTRGRFTP, encoded by the coding sequence ATGGAGCCGATCGGCTCCCGAAGTGCCCGCCCCGCGGCCGGTCCCGCCGGCCGCAGCATCCCGTACCCGTCGGTCACGGTGGACCGAAGGGGCCGCGTACTGTCCTGCAACGACCGGGCCGGTGCTCTCCTGGAGAGGGTACGGGCCGGGGCGCTGCTGTCGGACGTGGCGCCTTCCTGGCTGGCCGACGCGCACGCCGAGGCCCTGCGCGCCGTCGGCGGCGACGGCCCGACCCCGGTCGAGGCCGCCCGCGGCCCGATCGGCGAGGCGACGGTGGACGCGTTCCCCAGCCGCACCGCCGACGGCTCCGTGGCGTGGTGGCTGGTCGACGACAGCGATCTGCGCGGCGTACGCGACGAGCTGGCCGGTGAGCGGGACCGCTCACGAGTTCTCCAGGAGATCTCCGGCGAACTCCTGGCGTCCCTGAACGTGGACCGATGCATGGAGGTGACCGCTCGTATGGCCGCGCAGCACCTCGCGGACGCGGCGGTCATCGTCGGCGTCCGGGCCGGCCGGCTCTACCCCGTGACCCGCTGTGTCACCGGCGGACCGGTGGAGCAGGAGAAGATCGCGGTGGACCCGGACAGCATGCCGGGACTCCCGGAGGCCCTCGCGGGCTTCCCTCCCGTGCCCTCGCGCTGGATCGACCCGGCGCAGGTCCCGGACTGGGCGGTCCCGCGCCAGTTCACGGAAGGGGGCGCGGAGATCGGCTCCGTCGTGGTGGTGCCGCTGCCCGGGCACGGCGTGCCGGCCGGTGCCATCGTGCTGCTGCGGCAGTCCGAGGAAGCCGCGTTCACCGAGGCCGAGGAGGCCTTCGCCCGGCTCTTCGCCGCCCGCGCCGGTGTGGCCCTGTCCGCGGCGCGGATCTACGCCGAGCAGTCGCACATCACCGACGTCCTGATGCGGGAACTGCTGCCGCCGGTCCTCGAGGGCGTGCACGGCATCGACTTCTCCGGCCGCTACCGTGCCGCCACCGCCACCGAGCGGGTCGGCGGCGACTTCTACGACGTCCACCCCGCCGAGAGCGCGGACGCGGAGACCTTCGCGGTCCTGGGCGACGTGTGCGGCAAGGGACTCGAGGCGGCCGTGCTGACCGGCAAGATCCGCAACACCATCGAGGCACTGCTGCCGTTCGCCGCCGACCACCTCAAGCTGCTCACGCTGCTGAACAACGCGCTGCTGTCCTCGCACCACACGCGCTTCGCGACCCTCGCCCTGGCGTCCGTGCGGCGGGACGGGAACCGGCTGCGCCTGCGGGTGTCCAGCGCCGGTCACCCCACGCCGCTGATCCTGCGCGCCGACGGGCGGGTCGAGGAGGCGGACACCAAGGGAGTCCTGATCGGCGCGCTCCCCACCGACCTGCTGAAGATCACCACGGCATCCGTCGACCTCGCGCCGGGCGAGACCTGCCTGCTCTACTCCGACGGCATCACCGAGGCCCGCGGCGGCCCGCTCGGCGACGTCCTGTTCGGCGAGGAGCGCCTGCACCACACGCTGGCCGAGTGCGCCGGAATGCCCGCCGAGGCGGTCACCGAACGGGTGCAGATGGTCGCGACCCAGTGGGCCGACGGCGTCCCGCACGACGACATGGCGCTGCTGTCCATCACCGCGCCCCGCAGGAACCATCTCGCGGCCGTGGACGGGCACACTCGGGGCAGGTTCACTCCATGA